One stretch of Streptococcus australis DNA includes these proteins:
- a CDS encoding AAA family ATPase, with product MTVSRDKLIESAKKLDRQLGNESAFFTKVNEIIIDHSDTNKVADLYKSIYLFQKENKKSKINPTLKELSDNLACYLGYSYLFEILGKELGKRNNSSLNELMNELNQLVGLQKVKEEVSRLVIYQKIQTKRKESGLKVPKRTLHMAFMGNPGTGKTTVARIVGRMYYQLGLLSKGHFTEVSRTDLIAGYQGQTALKVKSVIEKAKGGVLFIDEAYSITENDNTDSYGRECLTELTKALEDSRDDLIVIVAGYTDPMNHFFESNPGLKSRFNYFINFENYSSTELLDILETLARKDDYQIEDKLKEILLNYFNDKLESNLTNFSNGRFVRNLYEDLIMNQAIRIDKSKSVSSKELTLLIKDDFYLSHTGFGE from the coding sequence ATGACTGTATCTCGTGACAAGCTAATTGAGAGCGCCAAAAAATTGGATCGACAACTGGGTAACGAGTCAGCTTTTTTCACAAAAGTGAATGAGATTATAATTGATCATTCTGACACAAATAAAGTAGCTGATCTATATAAATCTATATATTTATTTCAAAAAGAGAATAAAAAAAGTAAGATAAATCCAACGCTAAAAGAATTGTCTGATAATTTAGCTTGTTATTTAGGTTACTCTTATCTTTTTGAAATACTAGGGAAGGAGTTAGGAAAACGTAATAACTCTTCTCTGAATGAATTGATGAACGAGTTAAATCAATTAGTTGGTTTACAAAAAGTTAAAGAGGAAGTTTCGAGGTTAGTTATATATCAAAAAATTCAGACCAAAAGAAAAGAGTCTGGGCTAAAAGTACCTAAGAGAACATTGCATATGGCTTTTATGGGTAATCCTGGTACTGGAAAGACGACAGTGGCCAGAATTGTAGGTCGAATGTATTATCAATTAGGCCTTCTTTCGAAGGGGCATTTTACCGAAGTCTCCAGAACGGATTTAATCGCTGGTTATCAAGGTCAAACAGCTTTAAAAGTAAAAAGTGTCATTGAAAAAGCAAAAGGTGGCGTTTTATTCATTGACGAAGCTTATAGTATTACAGAAAATGACAATACTGATTCATATGGCCGAGAATGTTTAACAGAATTGACAAAGGCTCTAGAGGATTCAAGAGATGATCTAATTGTTATTGTTGCAGGATATACTGATCCAATGAATCATTTTTTTGAATCGAATCCTGGTCTGAAGTCTCGCTTTAATTATTTTATTAATTTTGAAAATTACTCTTCTACAGAATTGTTAGATATTCTTGAAACTTTAGCAAGAAAAGATGACTACCAGATTGAAGACAAGCTAAAAGAAATATTATTAAATTATTTTAATGATAAGTTAGAAAGTAATCTCACCAATTTTTCTAACGGTCGTTTCGTTCGAAATCTTTATGAAGACTTAATAATGAATCAAGCTATTCGAATAGATAAAAGTAAGAGCGTATCTTCAAAAGAGTTAACCTTGTTAATAAAAGATGATTTTTATTTATCCCATACTGGTTTTGGTGAGTAA
- a CDS encoding ABC transporter ATP-binding protein — MTLLDVKHVQKIYKTRFQGNQVEALKDIHFTVEKGDYVAIMGESGSGKSTLLNILAMLDKPTRGQVYLNGTDTATIKNSQASSFRREKLGFVFQDFNLLDTLSVKDNILLPLVLSRKPITEMMKKLVVTAENLGINQLQEKYPYEISGGQKQRVAVARAIITEPEILLADEPTGALDSKSSAALLDVFDEINERGQTILMVTHSTAAASRAKRVLFIKDGILYNQIYRGDKTERQMFQEISDTLTVMASEVN, encoded by the coding sequence ATGACACTTTTAGATGTAAAACACGTTCAAAAAATCTACAAAACACGTTTTCAGGGCAACCAGGTAGAGGCTCTTAAGGACATTCACTTTACCGTGGAAAAGGGTGACTACGTTGCCATCATGGGAGAGTCTGGTTCTGGGAAATCAACCTTGCTCAACATCCTAGCTATGCTGGATAAACCAACTCGTGGGCAGGTTTACCTAAACGGAACAGATACAGCAACCATTAAAAATTCTCAGGCTTCTAGCTTCCGTCGTGAGAAGTTGGGATTTGTCTTCCAAGACTTTAACTTACTAGATACCTTGTCTGTTAAGGACAATATCTTGCTTCCGTTAGTTCTATCTCGAAAACCTATCACGGAGATGATGAAAAAATTGGTAGTAACCGCTGAAAATTTGGGCATCAACCAATTGCAAGAGAAGTACCCTTACGAGATCTCTGGTGGTCAAAAACAGCGGGTAGCAGTAGCACGCGCCATCATCACAGAACCTGAAATTCTCCTTGCCGATGAGCCAACAGGAGCCCTTGACTCCAAGTCATCTGCAGCCTTACTCGACGTTTTTGATGAAATCAATGAGCGCGGGCAAACCATTCTCATGGTAACCCACTCAACAGCTGCAGCCAGCAGGGCCAAACGCGTTCTCTTTATCAAGGACGGAATCCTCTACAACCAAATCTACCGTGGAGACAAGACAGAGCGTCAGATGTTCCAAGAAATCTCTGATACCTTGACTGTTATGGCAAGCGAGGTGAATTAG
- a CDS encoding ABC transporter permease gives MFRLTNKLAVSNLIKNRKLYYPFALAVLLAVTITYLFYSLSLNPNIGKIRGGETISMTLGFGMVIVTIASAIIVFYANSFVMKNRSKELGIYGMLGLEKRHLISMVFKELLIFGSLTLTAGLGLGALFDKLIFALLLKLMKMKVELVSTFQPIVFILVLIVFGAIFLGLIFINAFRIARMNALQLSREKASGEKKGRFLGFQTILGLISMGAGYFLAVTVENPLNAVLIFFVAVLLVIFGTYLLFNAGITVFLQILKKNKRYYYQPNNMISVSNLIFRMKKNAVGLATIAILSTMVLVTMSAATSIFKGSETFKKVMNPHDFGITGQNVEKEDINKLLDQYASDKGLTVTKKEVLTYSSFGVANQEGTKLTIFEKGQNRVQPKTVFMVFDQKDYENMTGQKLGLSGKEVGLFTKNKELQGQKELTLNGQTYTIKEEIKKDFILEHVPNQYNILTSDYNYLVVPDLKAFLDQYPNSSIFNQYYGGMNVTASEEEQLKLADDYAKFLNNFNRELNKEGSYVYGSNLADSSAQMSALFGGVFFIGIFLSIIFMVGTVLVIYYKQISEGYEDRERFIILQKVGLDQKQIKQTINKQVLTVFFLPLLFAFLHLAFAYHMLSLILKVIGVLDATMMLTVTLSICAIFLIVYVLIFMITSRSYRKIVQM, from the coding sequence ATGTTTCGATTGACCAATAAGTTAGCGGTTTCGAACTTAATCAAAAATCGCAAACTCTACTATCCCTTTGCTTTAGCTGTTCTCTTAGCTGTGACCATTACCTATCTCTTTTACTCCTTGTCACTCAACCCCAATATTGGCAAGATTCGAGGGGGAGAAACTATCTCTATGACTCTTGGTTTCGGTATGGTGATTGTCACTATTGCCTCAGCTATTATTGTCTTTTATGCCAATAGTTTCGTCATGAAAAACCGTTCCAAAGAACTAGGGATTTATGGCATGCTGGGTCTCGAAAAACGCCATTTGATCAGTATGGTCTTTAAGGAGCTTCTTATATTTGGCTCTCTAACCTTGACAGCTGGACTTGGTCTAGGAGCTCTCTTTGATAAGCTAATCTTTGCCCTTCTTTTAAAGTTAATGAAAATGAAAGTGGAGCTCGTTTCGACCTTCCAACCAATAGTCTTTATCCTAGTTCTCATTGTCTTTGGGGCAATCTTCCTAGGTTTGATTTTTATCAATGCCTTTCGCATCGCACGCATGAATGCCCTTCAGCTCTCTCGTGAAAAAGCCAGTGGTGAGAAAAAAGGACGTTTCTTAGGTTTCCAAACCATTCTAGGTTTGATTAGTATGGGAGCTGGCTATTTCCTAGCAGTTACCGTTGAAAATCCTCTTAATGCTGTGCTGATTTTCTTTGTAGCGGTCTTACTGGTAATCTTTGGTACCTATCTCTTGTTTAATGCAGGGATCACAGTTTTCCTACAAATATTGAAGAAAAATAAGCGTTACTATTACCAACCCAACAACATGATTTCCGTATCCAATCTCATCTTCCGTATGAAGAAAAATGCGGTTGGTCTGGCAACGATTGCTATTCTTTCAACCATGGTCTTGGTGACTATGTCTGCTGCAACGAGTATCTTTAAAGGCTCTGAAACTTTCAAGAAAGTCATGAATCCACATGATTTTGGAATTACAGGACAGAATGTTGAAAAAGAAGACATAAATAAACTCCTAGACCAGTATGCTAGTGATAAGGGATTGACTGTTACAAAGAAAGAAGTCCTTACATACAGTAGCTTTGGTGTAGCAAACCAAGAAGGTACGAAATTAACCATTTTTGAGAAAGGTCAAAATCGTGTTCAACCGAAAACTGTTTTTATGGTCTTTGACCAAAAAGACTATGAGAATATGACAGGACAGAAACTTGGACTTTCAGGTAAGGAAGTTGGATTGTTTACTAAAAACAAAGAACTTCAAGGACAGAAAGAACTGACTCTAAATGGCCAGACCTATACAATAAAGGAAGAAATCAAAAAAGATTTTATTCTTGAACATGTACCAAATCAGTACAATATTCTAACTTCGGACTATAACTATCTGGTTGTTCCTGACTTGAAAGCCTTTCTTGACCAGTATCCTAATTCTTCCATTTTTAATCAATACTACGGTGGTATGAACGTAACGGCTAGCGAGGAAGAACAGCTCAAACTTGCCGACGACTATGCAAAATTCCTTAATAACTTTAATAGAGAACTAAATAAAGAGGGAAGTTATGTATATGGTAGCAATCTGGCTGATAGTAGTGCGCAGATGAGTGCTCTCTTTGGTGGGGTCTTCTTTATCGGTATTTTCCTCTCCATCATCTTTATGGTGGGAACAGTTCTGGTTATTTACTACAAACAAATCTCTGAGGGCTATGAAGACCGTGAACGCTTTATCATTTTGCAGAAGGTCGGACTCGATCAAAAGCAAATCAAGCAAACCATCAACAAACAGGTTCTTACTGTTTTCTTCCTTCCATTGCTATTTGCCTTCCTACACCTTGCCTTTGCCTATCACATGCTTAGCCTCATCCTAAAAGTCATTGGGGTGCTAGATGCGACCATGATGTTGACTGTTACATTGTCCATCTGTGCTATCTTCCTCATCGTCTACGTTTTAATCTTTATGATTACCTCAAGAAGCTATCGCAAGATTGTGCAAATGTAA
- a CDS encoding VIT1/CCC1 transporter family protein produces MTEMKHEIDANFAGRLNILRAGVLGANDGIISIAGVVIGVASATSNIWIIFLSGLAAILAGAFSMAGGEYVSVSTQKDTEEAAVAREQLLLDKDIDSAKQSLYAAYLQNGECETSAQLLTNKAFLKNPLKALVEEKYGIEYEEFTNPWHAAISSFIAFVLGSLPPMLSIIVFPNDYRIPATVLIVALSLLLTGYTSAKLGKAPTKTAMIRNLCIGLLTMGVTFLLGQLFSI; encoded by the coding sequence ATGACAGAAATGAAACATGAAATTGATGCAAACTTTGCAGGACGACTCAATATCTTACGAGCGGGCGTTCTCGGTGCCAACGATGGGATTATTTCCATTGCTGGAGTGGTTATTGGAGTTGCCAGTGCGACCAGCAATATCTGGATAATCTTTTTATCTGGACTAGCTGCTATCCTCGCTGGTGCTTTTTCTATGGCAGGTGGCGAATATGTCTCTGTATCCACTCAGAAAGACACGGAAGAAGCCGCTGTCGCTAGAGAACAATTACTCTTGGACAAAGACATCGATTCAGCAAAACAATCCCTCTATGCTGCTTACCTTCAAAACGGTGAGTGTGAAACGTCCGCCCAACTCTTGACCAACAAGGCCTTTTTGAAAAATCCACTCAAAGCCTTGGTCGAAGAAAAGTACGGGATCGAGTACGAAGAGTTTACCAATCCTTGGCATGCTGCTATCTCTAGCTTTATCGCCTTTGTATTAGGAAGTCTGCCTCCCATGCTGTCGATCATCGTCTTTCCAAATGACTATCGGATTCCAGCAACCGTTCTTATCGTAGCCCTCTCTTTACTCCTAACAGGCTATACTTCTGCCAAACTTGGAAAAGCGCCGACAAAAACAGCTATGATCCGAAATCTCTGTATCGGACTTCTCACCATGGGCGTAACCTTCCTCTTGGGACAACTCTTTAGTATCTAA
- the efeO gene encoding iron uptake system protein EfeO, whose product MKKLGVVLLSSALLLTACAVRFEKSTETNDSSKVTALSDDKQKLLDKATADYKTFVQGQIDKLLTDTEGFVQLLKDGKLEEAKKAYPLVRMAYERSEPIAESFGESDVKIDFRLADYVDENKTEEGWSGFHRIERILWEENTTKGTESYGDQLVNDIKELKAKVATVEVDHKIMLTGAVDLLNEVATSKITGEEEIYSHTDLYDFRANIEGAEKIFQLFKPLLEKSDADLVKELEADFKSVNSLLDKHMTDKEHYKLYTDLTKEDTKELAEAVTKLGEPLSQMGKFLDGE is encoded by the coding sequence ATGAAAAAATTAGGTGTTGTCCTTTTATCTTCTGCTTTGCTATTGACAGCATGTGCAGTCCGTTTTGAAAAATCAACTGAGACAAATGATTCCTCTAAGGTGACAGCTTTATCAGATGACAAACAAAAACTACTTGATAAGGCAACCGCAGATTATAAGACTTTTGTTCAAGGACAAATTGACAAACTCTTAACGGATACAGAAGGATTTGTCCAGCTTTTAAAAGACGGAAAACTGGAGGAAGCCAAGAAAGCTTATCCACTTGTTCGTATGGCTTATGAACGTTCAGAACCAATCGCTGAGAGTTTTGGTGAGTCAGATGTTAAGATTGACTTTCGTCTAGCAGACTATGTGGATGAAAATAAGACTGAGGAAGGTTGGTCAGGTTTCCACCGTATCGAACGAATCCTCTGGGAAGAAAACACAACTAAGGGAACCGAAAGTTATGGTGATCAGCTTGTCAATGATATCAAAGAGTTGAAGGCTAAGGTAGCGACTGTTGAAGTAGATCACAAGATTATGTTGACAGGGGCAGTTGACTTGCTCAATGAAGTGGCGACAAGCAAGATTACGGGTGAAGAGGAAATCTACTCTCATACAGATTTGTACGACTTCCGCGCTAATATCGAGGGAGCTGAAAAGATATTCCAACTCTTTAAACCTTTACTAGAAAAATCAGATGCTGATTTAGTTAAAGAATTAGAAGCTGATTTCAAATCTGTTAATAGCTTGTTGGACAAACATATGACAGACAAGGAACACTACAAACTTTATACAGACTTAACAAAAGAAGACACCAAAGAATTGGCTGAAGCCGTGACGAAACTTGGTGAACCTCTATCACAAATGGGCAAATTTCTTGATGGAGAATAA
- the efeB gene encoding iron uptake transporter deferrochelatase/peroxidase subunit: MTKKDENFFEKKMDRREFLKKAGIGGAGLALGLSGASAFLAPKLDKQEKISYGNEKIDFYGKHQAGITTPMQKNIYFVVLDLHKTDKDKIIQLFKDWTDYSAKLVEGELVKKDGQNALLPPSDTGETVGLNPHRLTLTFGVSASFLKKMNLEHKRPQLFRDFPPFPKEQLREKYTGGDIVIQACADDEQVPFHAIRNLIRKGRNAVTLRWSQSGFAAIGDRLETPRNLFGFKDGTANVTKEKDFDRVVWADSKDWMGNGSYMAVRRIQMFLDTWDRTNLEEQENTFGRYKESGAPFGKKNEFDEVDLSLLPDDSHVRLAKEVEKPLLRRSYSYSDGIDDKTGQFDTGLLFISFQKDPDHFVKVQTNLGATDKMNEYVTHIGSGLFACFGGVEKGGYIGQKLLED, from the coding sequence ATGACTAAGAAAGACGAAAATTTTTTTGAGAAAAAAATGGACCGTCGAGAATTCCTAAAAAAAGCGGGTATTGGAGGTGCTGGTCTAGCACTTGGTCTCTCTGGTGCCTCCGCTTTTTTAGCGCCTAAGCTAGACAAACAGGAAAAAATCTCGTACGGTAATGAAAAAATTGACTTTTATGGGAAACACCAAGCGGGTATCACGACCCCTATGCAGAAGAATATCTATTTTGTTGTCCTAGATTTGCATAAGACAGATAAAGATAAGATTATCCAGTTGTTCAAGGATTGGACGGATTATAGTGCCAAGTTGGTCGAGGGGGAATTGGTCAAAAAAGATGGTCAGAATGCCCTCTTACCTCCTAGTGATACTGGAGAAACCGTGGGGCTAAATCCTCATCGTTTAACGCTGACTTTTGGTGTGTCTGCTAGTTTCCTGAAAAAGATGAATTTGGAGCACAAGCGTCCTCAACTTTTTAGGGATTTTCCACCCTTTCCAAAGGAGCAACTGCGTGAAAAATATACTGGGGGAGATATTGTTATCCAAGCCTGTGCAGATGACGAGCAAGTTCCTTTTCATGCTATTCGAAACCTTATCCGTAAAGGGAGAAATGCGGTGACCCTCCGTTGGAGCCAATCTGGATTTGCTGCTATTGGAGATCGTCTAGAGACACCACGAAATCTTTTTGGTTTCAAGGATGGAACTGCTAATGTGACCAAAGAAAAGGATTTTGATCGTGTTGTTTGGGCTGACAGCAAGGACTGGATGGGAAATGGATCCTATATGGCTGTTCGTCGAATCCAGATGTTTCTCGACACTTGGGATCGAACCAATCTTGAAGAGCAAGAAAATACCTTTGGTCGCTACAAGGAAAGTGGTGCTCCCTTTGGCAAGAAGAATGAGTTTGATGAAGTGGATTTAAGTCTTTTACCAGATGATTCGCACGTTCGATTAGCCAAAGAGGTAGAGAAGCCACTCTTACGACGATCTTATTCATACTCGGATGGAATTGATGATAAGACTGGACAATTTGACACAGGTTTACTTTTTATTTCTTTCCAAAAGGATCCTGATCATTTTGTCAAAGTTCAAACCAACCTCGGAGCTACAGACAAGATGAATGAGTATGTAACCCACATCGGTAGCGGTCTCTTTGCCTGCTTTGGTGGAGTAGAGAAAGGAGGCTATATTGGTCAGAAATTATTGGAAGACTAG
- a CDS encoding twin-arginine translocase TatA/TatE family subunit — MGILRDIGAPGLIIIVLGALLIFGPKRLPELGESIGKMLSEFKKAVKGAGDQDQEN; from the coding sequence ATGGGGATCTTACGTGATATCGGTGCTCCAGGATTGATTATCATCGTTCTAGGTGCACTCTTAATCTTTGGACCAAAACGTTTACCAGAACTGGGTGAATCAATTGGTAAAATGCTGTCTGAGTTTAAAAAGGCAGTTAAAGGAGCTGGTGACCAAGATCAGGAAAACTAA
- a CDS encoding IspD/TarI family cytidylyltransferase: MIYAGILAGGTGTRMGISNLPKQFLELGDRPILIHTIEKFVLEPSIEKIVVGVHGDWVSHAEDLVEKYLSLHKDRIIITKGGADRNTSIEKIIEAIDAYCPITPEDIVITHDSVRPFITLRMIQDNIKLAQNHDAVDTVVEAVDTIVESTNGQFITDIPNRAHLYQGQTPQTFRCKDFMDLYGSLSDKEKEILTDACKIFVIKGKDVALAKGEYSNLKITTVTDLKIAKSMIEKD; this comes from the coding sequence ATGATCTATGCAGGAATTTTAGCCGGAGGAACTGGCACACGCATGGGAATCAGTAATTTACCAAAACAATTCTTGGAGTTGGGTGATCGTCCTATTTTGATTCACACAATTGAAAAATTTGTTTTAGAACCAAGTATTGAAAAAATTGTGGTTGGAGTTCATGGAGATTGGGTCTCTCATGCTGAGGATTTGGTTGAAAAGTATCTCTCTCTCCACAAGGATCGTATCATCATTACCAAGGGTGGTGCCGATCGCAATACAAGTATCGAGAAGATTATAGAAGCCATTGATGCCTACTGTCCAATTACTCCAGAAGATATCGTGATTACCCACGACTCTGTTCGCCCATTTATCACACTTCGCATGATTCAGGACAATATCAAACTCGCCCAAAATCATGATGCGGTTGACACAGTAGTAGAAGCGGTTGATACCATTGTTGAAAGTACCAATGGTCAGTTTATCACTGATATTCCAAATCGTGCTCACCTCTATCAAGGTCAAACACCTCAAACCTTCCGATGCAAGGATTTCATGGACTTGTATGGATCCCTATCTGATAAAGAAAAGGAAATCCTAACGGATGCATGTAAGATTTTTGTTATCAAAGGGAAAGACGTTGCCCTAGCTAAAGGGGAATACTCAAATCTTAAAATCACAACTGTGACAGACTTGAAAATCGCGAAAAGCATGATTGAGAAAGACTAA
- a CDS encoding ribitol-5-phosphate dehydrogenase, translating to MINQIYQLTKPKFINVKYQEEDIDQENHILIRPNYMAVCHADQRYYQGKRDPKILAKKLPMAMIHESCGTVISDPTGTYEVGQKVVMIPNQPPMQSDKEFYENYMTGTYFLSSGYDGFMREFVSLPKDRVVSYNDIEDTVAAITEFVSVGMHAMNRFLNLAHSKRERIAVIGDGSLAFVVANIINYTLPEAEIIVIGRHWEKLELFSFAKECYITDNIPEDLTFDHGFECCGGDGTGPAINDLIRYIRPQGTILMMGVSEYKVNINTRDSLEKGLLLVGSSRSGRIDFENAIQMMEVKKFANRLKNILYIEEPVREIKDIHRVFATDLNTAFKTVFKWEV from the coding sequence ATGATTAATCAAATTTATCAACTGACCAAACCAAAGTTTATCAATGTAAAATACCAAGAAGAGGATATTGATCAGGAGAATCATATCCTGATTCGTCCAAATTATATGGCGGTTTGTCATGCGGATCAACGTTACTATCAAGGGAAACGTGATCCAAAGATATTGGCTAAAAAGCTTCCCATGGCTATGATTCACGAGTCTTGTGGAACTGTTATCTCAGATCCAACTGGGACTTATGAAGTCGGTCAAAAGGTAGTTATGATTCCAAATCAACCGCCTATGCAGAGTGATAAGGAGTTCTACGAGAACTACATGACAGGAACCTACTTCCTATCTAGTGGTTATGATGGCTTTATGAGAGAATTTGTCTCTCTTCCAAAAGATCGTGTTGTGTCTTATAATGACATAGAGGATACAGTTGCTGCTATTACCGAGTTTGTGAGTGTGGGTATGCATGCTATGAATCGTTTCTTAAATCTTGCCCACAGCAAACGAGAGCGTATTGCTGTTATCGGAGATGGTAGTTTGGCCTTTGTGGTTGCCAATATTATCAATTACACTCTACCAGAAGCTGAGATTATCGTGATTGGTCGCCATTGGGAAAAACTAGAGCTCTTCTCTTTTGCAAAAGAGTGCTACATTACGGATAATATACCAGAAGATTTGACCTTTGATCATGGATTTGAGTGTTGCGGTGGTGATGGCACAGGACCAGCTATCAATGACTTGATTCGTTACATTCGACCTCAGGGAACGATTCTCATGATGGGAGTGAGCGAGTACAAGGTCAATATCAATACGCGAGACTCTTTAGAAAAAGGTTTATTATTGGTCGGTTCGTCTCGATCCGGACGAATTGATTTTGAAAATGCAATACAGATGATGGAAGTTAAAAAGTTTGCAAATCGTCTGAAAAATATCCTTTATATTGAAGAACCGGTGAGAGAAATCAAGGACATTCATCGTGTCTTTGCAACAGACCTTAATACTGCTTTTAAAACAGTATTCAAGTGGGAAGTCTAG
- a CDS encoding phosphotransferase family protein — protein sequence MEKIIKEKISSLLSEEEEVLSVEQLGGMTNQNYLARTTNKQYIVKFFGKGTEKLINRQDEKYNLELLKDLNLDVKNYLFDIESGIKVNEYIDSATTFDSTSIKTKFDKIAPILQAIHASGKELKGEFAPFEEIKKYESLIEGNIPYANYEAVRKDVFLLEKRLADLGVDRKSCHIDLVPENFIESPQGRLYLIDWEYSSMNDPMWDLAALFLESEFTNQEEEDFLAYYESDKTPVSREKIRIYKILQDTIWSLWTVYKEAQGADFGDYGVSRYQRAVDALTYYGG from the coding sequence GTGGAGAAAATCATCAAAGAAAAAATTTCTTCTTTGCTATCTGAAGAAGAGGAAGTTCTCAGTGTTGAACAACTGGGAGGCATGACCAATCAAAACTATTTGGCCAGAACAACTAATAAGCAGTATATCGTTAAATTTTTCGGAAAAGGGACCGAAAAGCTCATCAATCGTCAAGATGAAAAATACAATCTTGAATTGTTGAAAGATTTGAATCTTGATGTCAAAAATTATCTCTTTGATATTGAGTCAGGAATCAAGGTAAATGAGTACATTGATTCTGCCACAACGTTTGATTCCACTTCGATTAAGACCAAGTTTGATAAAATCGCTCCGATTTTACAGGCGATTCATGCATCAGGCAAAGAACTAAAAGGGGAATTTGCACCTTTTGAAGAAATCAAAAAATATGAATCCTTGATTGAGGGAAATATTCCATACGCCAATTATGAAGCGGTAAGAAAAGATGTATTCTTGCTAGAGAAAAGATTGGCTGATTTGGGTGTTGACAGAAAGTCTTGTCATATCGACTTGGTTCCAGAAAACTTTATCGAGTCACCTCAAGGTCGTTTGTACTTGATTGACTGGGAATACTCTTCCATGAATGATCCAATGTGGGATTTGGCAGCTCTCTTTTTGGAGTCTGAATTTACAAATCAGGAAGAAGAAGATTTCCTTGCTTATTATGAGAGTGACAAAACTCCAGTATCTCGTGAAAAGATTAGAATCTATAAAATTTTACAAGATACCATCTGGAGTTTGTGGACAGTGTACAAAGAAGCTCAAGGTGCTGACTTTGGAGATTATGGTGTGAGTCGTTACCAAAGAGCGGTTGACGCGTTGACCTATTATGGAGGTTAG
- a CDS encoding DMT family transporter: protein MKNKNGVSFGLFSGIFWGLGLTISAYIFSVFTNLSPFVVAAAHDFLSIFILLAFLLVKEGKVRLSIFLNIRNVSVIIGALLAGPIGMQANLYAVKYIGSSLASSVSAIYPAVSVLLAFFILKHKVSRNTVFGILLIIAGIIAQTYKVEQVNSFYIGILCALVCAIAWGSESVLSSYAMESELSEIEALLIRQVTSFLSYLVIVLFSHHSFAEVADGQLLGLMLVFAACNMISYLAYYIAINRLQPAKATGLNVSYVVWTVLFSAMLLGTPLDMVTIITSLVVMAGVYIIIKE from the coding sequence ATGAAGAATAAAAACGGTGTTTCTTTTGGTCTGTTCTCAGGTATCTTCTGGGGGCTAGGACTGACAATCAGTGCTTATATCTTTTCAGTTTTTACCAATCTTTCACCTTTTGTAGTGGCTGCTGCTCATGATTTCTTGAGTATCTTTATTCTATTAGCATTTCTTTTGGTAAAAGAAGGAAAAGTTCGCTTGTCAATCTTTCTAAATATTCGGAATGTCAGTGTTATTATCGGAGCCTTGCTAGCTGGACCAATAGGAATGCAGGCCAATCTTTATGCGGTTAAGTATATCGGTAGTTCTCTTGCATCTTCAGTATCAGCCATCTATCCAGCAGTTTCTGTTTTACTAGCATTTTTCATTTTGAAACACAAGGTATCTAGGAATACTGTGTTTGGTATTCTGTTGATTATCGCTGGTATTATTGCCCAGACATACAAAGTTGAGCAGGTTAATTCTTTTTATATCGGAATTCTTTGTGCATTAGTTTGTGCCATCGCCTGGGGAAGTGAGAGTGTTCTTAGTTCCTACGCCATGGAAAGTGAATTAAGTGAAATTGAAGCACTATTAATCCGTCAAGTAACCTCATTCTTGTCATACCTTGTCATTGTCCTCTTTTCTCATCATTCATTTGCAGAAGTAGCAGATGGACAATTACTCGGTTTGATGTTAGTCTTTGCAGCATGTAATATGATTTCTTATTTGGCTTATTACATTGCAATCAATCGGCTACAACCAGCAAAAGCAACTGGTTTGAACGTAAGCTATGTCGTTTGGACAGTATTGTTCTCAGCAATGCTTTTAGGTACACCACTCGATATGGTGACCATTATTACATCGCTTGTTGTCATGGCTGGTGTTTATATTATTATTAAAGAATAA